From Panicum hallii strain FIL2 chromosome 2, PHallii_v3.1, whole genome shotgun sequence, a single genomic window includes:
- the LOC112882005 gene encoding protein PYRICULARIA ORYZAE RESISTANCE 21-like: protein MADKISTIVLKVDLECERCYKKIRRVLCKIQDEMNIKTISFDEKSNAVTISGPFDAEKVCNKLCCKAGRVIKEMDIKGKEKDAKAKDGGGDKAKAAGKPAEKDAGKPEKAKEGKEGAKAEKEGKGDKESKGDKAEAKKVKFDLPDAPPAGDAKPGKAMAMPPKADLGPLLEKMMAAKAGPEPIAPAMVPGAAQGVAVPSIWPAPAGSVSGYGYNPGYDAPSHYGGGYGAYGCGCGGYNGYCRCGKPAAPGGYYGMPVYDSQGWYYGGGGRQPYYGQQQPCCEDPNAGCSVM from the exons ATGGCGGACAAG ATCTCCACTATCGTCCTCAAGGTTGACCTTGAATGCGAGAGATGCTACAAGAAGATCAGAAGAGTCCTCTGCAAGATCCAAG ACGAGATGAACATCAAGACGATCTCGTTCGATGAGAAGAGCAATGCCGTGACGATCTCCGGCCCGTTCGACGCCGAGAAGGTCTGCAATAAGCTCTGCTGCAAGGCCGGCCGGGTCATCAAGGAGATGGACATCAAAGGCAAGGAGAAGGATGCCAAGGccaaggacggcggcggcgacaagGCGAAGGCCGCCGGCAAACCGGCTGAGAAGGACGCCGGCAAGCCGGAGAAGGCCAAGGAAGGCAAGGAGGGCGCCAAGGCCGAGAAGGAGGGCAAGGGCGACAAGGAGTCGAAGGGCGACAAGGCGGAGGCCAAGAAGGTCAAGTTCGACCTCCCCGACGCGCCCCCCGCCGGGGACGCGAAGCCCGGCAAGGCCATGGCGATGCCGCCCAAGGCCGACCTCGGCCCGCTCCTGGAGAAGATGATGGCGGCCAAGGCCGGGCCCGAGCCGATCGCGCCGGCGATGGTGCCGGGCGCCGCGCagggcgtggccgtgccgtccATCTGGCCCGCGCCGGCCGGGTCCGTGTCCGGCTACGGCTACAACCCGGGCTACGACGCGCCGTCGCACTACGGCGGCGGCTACGGCGCCtacggctgcggctgcggcgggtacaACGGGTACTGCCGGTGCGGCAAGCCGGCCGCGCCCGGCGGGTACTACGGCATGCCGGTGTACGACAGCCAGGGGTGGtactacggcggcggcggccggcagccGTACTACGGGCAGCAGCAGCCGTGCTGCGAGGACCCCAACGCCGGGTGCAGCGTCATGTGA